Proteins encoded together in one Bacteroides ovatus window:
- a CDS encoding glycoside hydrolase family 97 protein, which yields MKHFLIGILFCLPALLWAQPQQIISPDGQLVVNIDLNGGGTPIYNVYYKGQCFLKDSPLGLRTNLGDFTRNISFWKAGEAEAVARDYTLRNIKKSVVAYRANRRDFAFYQQRKNREGKEGKVHVMDINFEVSNNNIAFCYRIYPQGKTVVGVVEGEATAFAIPGGTTTFLCPQAKPMGGFARTSPSYETSYTLDEPMGKNGWGEGYTFPCLFKQGSKGWMLLSETGTDGNYVGCRLMGNGQGIYSIGFPQQGEQNGTGTATAAMRLPTCTPWRTITVGESLAPIVETTIPFDVVEPKPLPSWNGYDKYLYGRGTWSWIIGMDSSCNFDEQKRYIDFAADMGYESVLIDAWWDKRIGREKMAELAAYGKKQGVGIYLWYNSNGVWNDAPQSPFMHTGEGSRLAEMAWMKRIGIRGIKVDFFGGDKQDMMRLYEGILTDAASMGLLVIFHGCTLPRGWERMYPSYVASEAVLASENLHFGQGACDAEAFNACIHPFVRNTVGSMDFGGSTLNKRWSAGNDRGNYRRTSDVFALATAVLFQSAVQHFALAPNNLTDAPAWAIDFMKQVPTTWDDVKFIDGYPGKYVILARRHADQWFVVGINAQKETLKLNLRLPMFEAGSKVRLYSDDTLLNGSLKELKVNKKQEMKIEIPCNGGLVISSLNN from the coding sequence ATGAAACATTTCTTAATCGGTATTTTATTCTGTCTGCCCGCTCTCCTCTGGGCGCAGCCGCAGCAAATTATCAGCCCGGACGGGCAACTGGTTGTCAACATTGACTTGAATGGTGGAGGAACACCTATATATAATGTATACTACAAAGGGCAGTGTTTCCTCAAGGATTCTCCCTTGGGCTTGCGTACCAATCTGGGAGACTTCACCCGCAACATCAGCTTTTGGAAAGCTGGGGAAGCGGAGGCAGTAGCAAGGGACTACACACTGCGCAACATCAAGAAATCGGTAGTCGCCTATCGTGCCAACCGTCGCGATTTTGCCTTCTACCAGCAACGGAAGAACCGAGAGGGTAAGGAGGGCAAAGTGCATGTGATGGACATCAACTTCGAGGTGAGTAACAACAACATCGCTTTCTGCTACCGCATATACCCACAGGGCAAAACGGTGGTAGGGGTTGTGGAAGGCGAGGCGACCGCTTTCGCCATACCCGGTGGCACCACGACTTTCCTTTGCCCGCAGGCGAAACCAATGGGCGGCTTTGCCCGCACTTCCCCTAGCTATGAAACGAGCTATACGCTTGACGAACCGATGGGGAAGAACGGATGGGGCGAAGGATACACTTTCCCCTGTCTCTTCAAGCAGGGTAGCAAGGGCTGGATGCTGCTTTCCGAAACTGGTACGGACGGGAACTATGTGGGTTGCCGGTTGATGGGCAACGGACAAGGCATCTACTCCATCGGCTTCCCCCAGCAAGGGGAACAGAACGGTACAGGCACGGCAACCGCTGCCATGCGCCTGCCCACTTGCACGCCTTGGCGCACCATCACCGTGGGTGAATCGCTGGCACCGATTGTAGAAACAACCATCCCGTTCGATGTTGTGGAGCCCAAGCCGTTGCCGTCATGGAACGGGTACGACAAATATCTATATGGACGGGGCACGTGGAGTTGGATTATCGGAATGGACTCCAGCTGTAATTTTGACGAACAGAAACGGTATATCGACTTTGCAGCCGACATGGGGTATGAGTCGGTGCTGATTGATGCCTGGTGGGACAAACGGATTGGCCGCGAAAAAATGGCTGAACTTGCCGCCTACGGCAAGAAGCAGGGCGTAGGCATTTATCTGTGGTACAACTCCAACGGTGTATGGAACGATGCTCCCCAGTCGCCCTTCATGCATACTGGTGAAGGAAGCCGCCTTGCCGAGATGGCATGGATGAAGCGTATCGGCATCCGCGGTATCAAGGTGGACTTTTTCGGCGGCGACAAGCAGGACATGATGAGGCTTTATGAAGGCATCCTCACCGATGCCGCTTCTATGGGATTGCTGGTCATCTTCCATGGATGTACGCTTCCCAGAGGCTGGGAGCGTATGTACCCCAGTTATGTGGCGAGCGAGGCGGTGCTGGCGAGCGAGAACCTCCACTTCGGGCAGGGTGCCTGTGATGCGGAGGCTTTCAACGCTTGCATCCATCCCTTTGTGCGCAACACGGTGGGCAGCATGGACTTTGGCGGCAGTACGCTCAACAAGCGATGGAGTGCTGGTAACGACCGCGGTAACTACCGCCGTACGAGTGATGTCTTTGCTCTTGCCACGGCGGTACTCTTCCAGAGTGCCGTGCAGCACTTTGCCTTGGCACCCAATAACCTGACGGATGCGCCTGCTTGGGCAATCGACTTCATGAAGCAAGTGCCTACCACTTGGGATGACGTAAAGTTCATCGATGGTTATCCCGGCAAGTACGTCATCCTGGCACGTCGCCATGCAGACCAATGGTTTGTGGTAGGAATCAATGCCCAAAAGGAAACTTTGAAGCTGAATCTCCGGTTGCCTATGTTTGAAGCTGGCAGCAAGGTGCGGCTCTATAGCGATGACACCTTACTAAACGGTTCGCTGAAAGAACTTAAAGTCAACAAAAAGCAAGAGATGAAGATTGAAATCCCTTGCAATGGCGGGCTGGTGATTAGCAGTTTGAATAATTGA
- a CDS encoding glycoside hydrolase family 43 protein yields MKHTMKAALLMGICTACGNPTQTSDNYAYQAKAEINMPIIQTSYTADPAPVVVNDTVYLFTSHDKDNAQGFLMKNWLLYISTDMVNWQDRGVVASLRDFEWYQGNNGAWAIQVVHRNGKWYMYCPIHGHGIGVLVADSPMGPYKDPIGKPLVWQREHWDDIDPTVYVDNDGQAYMYWGNPNLYMVKLNEDMVSYSGDIVKMPPIEDYQEGPWFYRRGDYYYLAFASTCCPEGIGYAMSKNPTGPWEYKGHIMGHTERTRGNHPGIIDYKGRSYCFGQNYDLYRLETDLHAERRSISLAEITYNADGTIQELPYFHECTLRPVANFNPYCRVEAETMAWGFGLKTGNNNPCSRHNSLFVRNIDDGEYIRLRSVDFVEGASTFKASASCHLYGGEIEIRLDNEEGQLIGRLSIDNTKTAYQTFETKVEKVSGVHDLYLVFRGCKQQKKNLFLLDWWEFEK; encoded by the coding sequence ATGAAACATACAATGAAAGCTGCCTTGTTGATGGGCATCTGCACCGCTTGCGGAAACCCAACCCAGACTTCGGACAACTATGCTTATCAAGCAAAGGCGGAAATTAATATGCCGATTATCCAGACCAGCTATACCGCCGACCCGGCCCCGGTGGTAGTCAACGATACTGTTTATCTTTTCACTTCACACGATAAGGACAATGCCCAAGGCTTCCTGATGAAGAACTGGCTGCTTTATATTTCGACCGACATGGTGAACTGGCAGGACCGTGGAGTCGTGGCCTCGCTCCGTGACTTTGAATGGTACCAAGGCAACAACGGGGCATGGGCCATCCAAGTGGTTCACCGTAACGGCAAATGGTATATGTATTGTCCCATTCATGGTCATGGCATCGGTGTGCTGGTGGCAGATTCGCCCATGGGACCCTACAAAGACCCCATCGGCAAGCCGTTGGTGTGGCAGCGCGAACATTGGGACGACATCGACCCCACGGTGTATGTGGACAACGACGGACAGGCTTATATGTATTGGGGCAATCCCAACCTTTATATGGTGAAACTCAACGAAGACATGGTCTCTTATTCGGGCGACATCGTGAAGATGCCGCCTATCGAGGACTACCAGGAGGGCCCGTGGTTCTATCGCCGTGGCGATTACTACTACTTGGCGTTTGCTTCCACCTGTTGTCCCGAAGGGATAGGCTATGCCATGAGCAAGAACCCGACCGGGCCGTGGGAGTACAAAGGTCACATCATGGGTCATACGGAACGCACTCGGGGTAACCATCCCGGCATCATCGACTACAAAGGCCGTTCTTATTGCTTCGGTCAGAATTATGACCTCTACCGGCTGGAAACCGACCTGCACGCCGAACGACGCTCCATTTCTCTTGCCGAGATAACCTACAATGCCGATGGCACCATTCAGGAACTTCCCTACTTTCACGAATGTACCCTACGTCCGGTGGCGAACTTCAATCCCTATTGTCGTGTGGAAGCGGAAACCATGGCTTGGGGCTTCGGTCTGAAAACAGGTAACAACAACCCTTGCAGCCGGCACAACAGCCTCTTTGTGCGCAACATCGATGACGGTGAATACATCCGTCTGCGCAGTGTCGATTTTGTCGAAGGTGCTTCAACGTTCAAAGCATCGGCATCTTGCCACCTCTATGGCGGCGAGATTGAGATTCGCCTCGATAACGAAGAAGGACAGTTGATTGGCAGGCTCAGCATTGACAATACGAAGACCGCTTACCAGACGTTTGAAACAAAGGTGGAAAAGGTGAGTGGCGTACACGACCTCTACCTCGTTTTCCGTGGTTGCAAACAACAGAAGAAGAACCTCTTCCTGCTGGATTGGTGGGAGTTCGAGAAATGA